A single genomic interval of Alistipes sp. ZOR0009 harbors:
- a CDS encoding phage tail protein, with the protein MDCYIGEIKMFAGNYAPSGWLICDGSTLPIQGNEALYTLLGITYGGDGRTTFALPDLREKVVVGNGQLGTTNYVTGSTGGANTVTLTIANMPPHNHTLNAYADTATTASPTGTNILAVSVPQGATYTSAKLYATLPAGTTEPDSPLDTVAVSSSGGSTPHDNLMPYLTINYIISKTGIFPQQ; encoded by the coding sequence ATGGATTGCTATATAGGTGAAATAAAGATGTTCGCAGGCAACTACGCTCCTTCTGGATGGCTTATTTGCGATGGATCAACGCTTCCAATACAAGGTAATGAAGCACTTTACACGCTACTCGGAATAACCTACGGGGGAGACGGAAGAACAACCTTTGCGCTGCCAGATTTAAGAGAAAAGGTGGTGGTTGGCAATGGACAGCTGGGCACTACGAATTATGTTACCGGGTCAACAGGAGGTGCCAATACCGTTACGCTAACCATCGCGAATATGCCTCCCCATAACCACACCTTAAATGCATACGCAGATACGGCAACAACAGCTAGCCCAACAGGCACTAACATACTTGCAGTATCAGTACCACAGGGTGCAACATACACCAGCGCCAAGCTATACGCCACACTTCCTGCTGGAACTACAGAGCCAGACTCGCCTCTTGACACTGTTGCTGTTTCAAGTTCCGGAGGTAGCACTCCTCACGATAACCTGATGCCATATCTTACGATAAACTACATCATATCCAAAACAGGAATATTTCCTCAACAGTAA